The following are encoded together in the Novipirellula galeiformis genome:
- a CDS encoding Hpt domain-containing protein — protein sequence MKHELVMTAFSKAQRTRFTAALQRVGGDEEILIMLAQIVAEDAPPMLAKLETQLNENQLDAAAKSAHALKGLLSTFETGTPVEELQQLIDEARLGQGRTATAMLNKLRPSLDTLVSQVKELTEES from the coding sequence TTGAAGCATGAACTTGTGATGACCGCATTCAGCAAAGCACAGCGCACCCGATTTACTGCTGCACTCCAACGTGTAGGAGGGGACGAGGAGATTTTGATCATGCTCGCCCAAATCGTCGCCGAGGACGCGCCACCTATGTTGGCTAAGCTGGAGACCCAACTGAACGAAAACCAACTCGATGCGGCGGCGAAGAGCGCTCACGCACTCAAAGGATTGCTTAGTACTTTCGAGACCGGTACACCGGTCGAGGAACTCCAACAATTGATCGACGAAGCGAGACTGGGGCAAGGCAGGACAGCCACGGCGATGCTCAATAAGCTGCGTCCGAGTCTGGATACACTCGTGTCGCAAGTAAAAGAGCTGACCGAAGAAAGCTAA
- a CDS encoding phage holin family protein, which produces MSNPTSNPRSSFQRLSQDVIDLFELQWELLSVDAQEAKRKLVRAAICGGIAATLAGSALTVVMIGTAFLLAEMTQLSNGGALLIAGGVFFSIVALLGWIAAVALQSAAAAMSESKSEFSENLRWLKATLVNPDTSPRNQIRRESFPDDEPAEYPDSSWDSAASPARQRNSPIPR; this is translated from the coding sequence ATGTCAAATCCGACAAGTAATCCACGATCGAGCTTTCAGCGGCTCAGCCAAGATGTCATCGACTTGTTTGAGCTTCAATGGGAACTGCTATCCGTTGACGCCCAGGAAGCGAAGCGTAAGCTCGTCCGCGCGGCCATTTGCGGCGGCATTGCCGCGACGTTGGCCGGATCGGCGCTTACCGTGGTGATGATTGGGACCGCTTTTTTGCTCGCAGAAATGACCCAGCTTTCCAACGGCGGTGCCTTGCTAATTGCCGGTGGCGTATTCTTTTCAATCGTCGCCCTATTGGGCTGGATCGCCGCGGTGGCGTTACAATCCGCCGCCGCGGCGATGAGCGAAAGCAAATCCGAATTTAGCGAGAACCTGCGTTGGCTAAAGGCAACCCTGGTCAATCCGGACACATCGCCGAGAAATCAAATCCGCCGTGAATCGTTTCCCGATGATGAGCCCGCGGAGTATCCCGATTCATCCTGGGACTCAGCCGCAAGCCCCGCCCGTCAACGCAACTCACCCATTCCGAGGTAA
- a CDS encoding AI-2E family transporter encodes MNLRPVLFASLLTALVLAVAEILVVTISVLLVIFAGLLFGILLNRIAHWSSRHTPIPYHGGYFLVVILLLGFFAAGTYYLGAQVAQQADELGSELQNAVQQTQERMSQYEVIKQYTPDASQVQSMVTQQGGSAFSNMLQGVRSVGWAFTGAIVIFFVGLYAAYDPELYRTGLVKLFPIDRRERVVDALDELRSALMRWIVGRLMSMTVVGVLTAIGLSVLGVPLPIALGVLAALLTFIPNIGPLLAMIPQLLLAVNVDTNTVLYVLIFNIALQGIESYLITPMIQRQEVSLPPILTIAAQLLMGVWVGVIGIMMAAPLVVMLMVLIQLFYIQDHLGDPEPGELTAN; translated from the coding sequence ATGAATTTGCGACCTGTCTTATTCGCGTCCTTATTGACTGCCTTGGTATTAGCCGTGGCGGAAATACTCGTCGTCACCATCAGTGTTTTGTTGGTGATATTTGCGGGGCTACTGTTCGGCATTTTACTTAATCGCATCGCCCACTGGTCATCCCGCCATACACCGATCCCGTATCACGGCGGTTACTTCTTGGTGGTCATATTGTTGTTGGGCTTTTTCGCCGCCGGCACCTACTACCTCGGCGCCCAAGTCGCACAACAAGCCGATGAGTTGGGCTCCGAGCTGCAAAACGCAGTTCAGCAAACCCAGGAACGAATGAGTCAGTATGAAGTCATCAAGCAATACACGCCCGATGCGTCGCAAGTGCAATCGATGGTCACGCAACAGGGTGGCTCTGCTTTTTCAAACATGTTGCAAGGGGTGCGTTCGGTGGGCTGGGCATTCACCGGAGCGATCGTGATCTTTTTTGTGGGGTTGTATGCCGCTTACGATCCTGAACTGTATCGCACGGGGTTAGTGAAACTGTTCCCGATCGACCGGCGTGAACGCGTGGTCGATGCATTGGACGAATTGCGTTCGGCGTTGATGCGATGGATCGTGGGACGTTTGATGTCGATGACGGTGGTGGGCGTGTTAACGGCAATCGGCTTAAGTGTTCTGGGAGTTCCGTTGCCCATCGCGTTGGGCGTGCTCGCTGCACTGCTGACGTTCATCCCCAATATCGGGCCTCTATTAGCGATGATTCCTCAATTATTGTTGGCGGTCAACGTAGATACCAACACCGTGCTGTATGTGTTGATCTTCAATATCGCGTTGCAGGGCATCGAAAGCTATCTGATCACACCGATGATCCAACGCCAAGAAGTCTCGTTGCCACCGATCCTGACGATCGCCGCCCAGTTATTGATGGGCGTGTGGGTGGGCGTGATTGGCATCATGATGGCTGCACCCTTGGTGGTGATGTTGATGGTGTTGATCCAGTTGTTTTATATCCAAGACCATCTCGGGGATCCCGAACCCGGCGAGCTAACGGCAAATTAA
- a CDS encoding peptidase C39, with protein sequence MATDLWTAIAVMTTISLAFGLVAGGYAYSNKGQRTILTLTLAVLGMVYFLFYASGQLFWARMVPASAAIIYTNFAAIFAALAAGWAWRLPNTPKWRRAILTSLLAAGSLAAILWPLLSIAVRPPPNGGDDWENGVAMQTSWATCSPAAAATFFRAEGIEVTESQMIPLCLSDSSGTPTLGLYRGIKLIAQQHDREVEVINETLDEMLTKNDWPVIMMVELPYGVEDRRYADHWGWIPGMGHSVVAFGRTRDGRVVIGDPSVGLEVWSEEDLKVLWHGSGIRIK encoded by the coding sequence ATGGCCACTGATCTATGGACGGCGATCGCTGTGATGACGACGATCTCGTTGGCGTTTGGCTTGGTAGCCGGAGGGTACGCTTATTCCAATAAGGGGCAACGTACGATCTTGACGCTCACCTTGGCCGTGCTTGGCATGGTGTACTTTTTGTTTTACGCCTCCGGCCAACTGTTTTGGGCCCGGATGGTGCCGGCATCGGCGGCCATCATCTACACCAATTTTGCGGCGATCTTTGCCGCGCTGGCTGCGGGATGGGCTTGGCGTCTACCCAACACGCCCAAATGGCGACGGGCCATTTTGACTTCGTTATTAGCTGCGGGGTCCTTGGCCGCGATCCTGTGGCCGCTGTTATCGATTGCGGTACGGCCACCGCCGAACGGGGGCGATGACTGGGAAAATGGGGTTGCGATGCAAACGTCGTGGGCCACGTGTAGTCCAGCCGCAGCAGCCACCTTTTTTCGGGCCGAAGGGATTGAGGTTACGGAATCGCAAATGATCCCGCTCTGCTTGAGCGATTCAAGCGGCACTCCCACGCTGGGCCTGTATCGCGGGATCAAACTGATTGCCCAACAACACGATCGCGAAGTGGAAGTGATCAACGAAACGCTCGATGAAATGCTCACCAAAAACGATTGGCCGGTGATCATGATGGTCGAGTTGCCCTACGGTGTCGAAGATCGTCGCTATGCGGATCATTGGGGCTGGATTCCCGGGATGGGACACTCGGTGGTGGCGTTTGGGCGTACCCGCGATGGCCGAGTTGTGATCGGGGATCCGTCGGTCGGCTTGGAGGTATGGAGCGAAGAGGATTTAAAAGTGTTGTGGCATGGCAGCGGGATCCGAATCAAGTAG
- a CDS encoding CNNM domain-containing protein, whose protein sequence is MDYFLLITYLSIAIGVSFLCSIAEAVLLSITPSYIAERRTDKSRSAQRVIRLKENIDRPLAAILSLNTIAHTVGAAGVGAQAARIYGDHYLGLISAVLTLMILVFSEIIPKTIGALRWRQMAGTIAWSIEKLIPLMLPFVWLSEHLTRWLAGNKQQRLVTRAEIAAVAELGTREGLLKHYESRILRNLLKLESITVEEIMTPNTVVIALEESQPLSAIADEVKTAWASRIPLYRERRDVVTGFVLRNDLLAAIASGVTDKPLREYARPVQRIHEDESIMVALDQLVESRSHLAIVVDSFGGLEGIVTLEDVLETLLGMEIVDEQDANVDMQALARQRWEQRRKNHLDSLPPKPARDSHAEPSLTDSTNGHAASTADRAASANERAPSPDASTTGDADVPESGDDTVR, encoded by the coding sequence ATGGACTATTTCCTTCTGATCACCTACCTCTCGATTGCAATTGGCGTCTCCTTTTTGTGTTCGATTGCCGAAGCGGTCTTGTTGTCGATCACCCCCAGTTACATTGCCGAGCGGCGCACTGACAAATCGCGATCCGCCCAGCGTGTGATTCGCTTGAAAGAGAACATCGACCGCCCCCTCGCTGCGATCCTCAGCCTGAATACGATTGCACATACTGTAGGCGCAGCGGGCGTGGGCGCTCAAGCGGCACGAATCTATGGCGATCACTACCTTGGTCTCATCAGCGCGGTGTTGACGCTCATGATTTTGGTTTTCAGCGAGATCATTCCCAAGACGATCGGAGCGTTGCGTTGGCGACAAATGGCAGGCACAATCGCGTGGTCCATCGAGAAATTGATTCCGTTGATGCTACCCTTCGTTTGGCTCTCCGAACATCTCACTCGCTGGTTAGCCGGGAACAAACAACAACGGTTGGTCACGCGTGCCGAAATTGCTGCCGTCGCGGAATTGGGGACGCGCGAGGGGTTGTTGAAACATTACGAGTCACGGATCCTTCGCAACCTGCTGAAACTCGAGTCGATCACGGTCGAAGAGATCATGACGCCCAACACCGTGGTGATCGCCTTAGAAGAGTCCCAACCGTTGTCCGCCATCGCCGACGAAGTAAAGACAGCCTGGGCCTCGCGTATTCCGCTGTATCGAGAACGGCGCGACGTGGTCACTGGTTTTGTGTTGCGCAACGACCTATTAGCTGCGATCGCTTCGGGCGTCACCGACAAGCCGCTGCGTGAATACGCCCGACCGGTGCAACGGATCCACGAGGATGAGAGCATTATGGTTGCCTTGGACCAGCTCGTAGAATCACGCTCACACCTCGCGATCGTGGTCGACTCGTTTGGCGGTTTGGAAGGCATCGTAACGTTGGAAGATGTACTCGAAACGCTATTGGGAATGGAAATCGTCGATGAACAGGATGCGAATGTCGATATGCAAGCCTTGGCGCGTCAACGATGGGAGCAACGGCGGAAAAATCACCTGGACAGTCTGCCGCCCAAACCCGCTCGGGATTCTCACGCCGAGCCTTCCTTGACTGATTCGACCAACGGCCACGCAGCGTCTACCGCCGATCGCGCAGCGTCAGCCAACGAGCGAGCACCCTCACCCGACGCATCCACAACGGGAGATGCCGATGTCCCCGAGTCTGGTGACGACACGGTTCGCTAA
- a CDS encoding YciE/YciF ferroxidase family protein encodes MKLNSLEKLYVHELKDLYSAENQLLDALPKMRDAAHNADLKAAFANHLEETKTHVARLETLFADLDFEPGGHKCAAMEGLIKEGEDMIQEDIEPEVLDAGLIAAAQRVEHYEMAGYGTARTHAEKLGHQEAADLLQLTLNEEGLADQTLSRLAERKINFLALGAIG; translated from the coding sequence ATGAAACTCAACTCTCTAGAAAAGTTGTATGTGCACGAACTGAAAGACCTTTACAGTGCTGAGAATCAACTGCTCGACGCGCTTCCCAAAATGCGTGATGCCGCGCACAATGCCGACTTAAAGGCGGCATTTGCCAATCATTTGGAGGAGACCAAGACGCACGTTGCTCGCTTGGAAACGCTGTTTGCCGACCTCGACTTCGAGCCCGGCGGGCACAAATGTGCGGCGATGGAGGGATTGATCAAGGAAGGGGAAGACATGATCCAAGAGGACATCGAACCGGAAGTGCTGGATGCGGGGTTGATCGCGGCAGCTCAGCGCGTTGAGCACTACGAGATGGCAGGCTACGGAACCGCGCGAACCCACGCTGAAAAGCTCGGGCATCAGGAAGCGGCTGATTTATTGCAGTTGACGTTGAACGAAGAGGGGCTCGCGGATCAAACGCTGTCCCGCTTGGCGGAACGCAAAATCAACTTTCTCGCGCTGGGCGCGATTGGCTAG
- a CDS encoding CsbD family protein: protein MANREQIRGHWNEVKGRLKEHWAQLTDDDLRRAEGSTDRLVGVVQQKTGATRNEVEKFIDSLFGASMGDQAAQKVQQYSDAAQQMASDAGQYARDQAKRFAAQSGDLSATVNETVRKRPGESLAIAFGLGIAAGAILFMGRKK, encoded by the coding sequence ATGGCAAATCGAGAACAAATCCGCGGTCACTGGAACGAGGTCAAGGGGCGTCTGAAGGAACATTGGGCGCAATTGACCGATGATGACCTGCGGCGCGCCGAGGGTTCCACGGACCGATTGGTCGGCGTGGTCCAACAAAAAACGGGTGCCACGCGCAATGAGGTTGAAAAGTTTATCGATAGCCTGTTCGGTGCCAGCATGGGAGACCAAGCCGCCCAGAAGGTCCAACAATACAGTGACGCCGCTCAACAGATGGCGTCTGATGCAGGGCAATACGCTCGAGATCAAGCCAAGCGATTTGCCGCTCAATCGGGAGATCTCTCGGCAACCGTAAATGAAACCGTTCGTAAACGCCCCGGCGAGTCGTTGGCGATCGCCTTTGGCCTCGGCATCGCAGCAGGGGCAATTCTGTTCATGGGCCGAAAGAAATAG